In Calothrix sp. PCC 7507, one DNA window encodes the following:
- a CDS encoding EF-hand domain-containing protein: MATKQELQSLFNTLDIDQDGKISINELFLSPGLSAIISSETNTSSPQELLVRYDSDEDGSITFEELKEAVENANNLT; the protein is encoded by the coding sequence ATGGCAACCAAGCAAGAGCTTCAATCTCTTTTTAATACCTTAGATATCGACCAGGACGGCAAAATTTCCATTAATGAGCTTTTTTTAAGCCCTGGTTTAAGTGCAATCATCTCATCAGAAACAAATACCAGTAGTCCCCAGGAGTTACTAGTACGGTATGATTCCGACGAAGACGGTAGTATTACCTTTGAAGAGTTAAAGGAAGCGGTTGAAAACGCAAATAATTTAACATAG
- a CDS encoding 4Fe-4S dicluster domain-containing protein: MPHTIATDVCEGVADCVDACPVACIHDGPGKNVKGTDWYWIDFATCIDCGICIQVCPVEGAIVAEERPDLQKIVD; this comes from the coding sequence ATGCCACATACAATTGCTACAGATGTCTGTGAAGGCGTTGCTGACTGCGTAGATGCCTGTCCAGTTGCTTGTATTCACGATGGTCCTGGTAAAAATGTCAAGGGAACTGATTGGTATTGGATTGACTTTGCAACTTGTATCGATTGTGGTATATGTATCCAAGTTTGCCCTGTAGAAGGCGCGATCGTTGCAGAAGAACGACCCGATTTGCAAAAAATCGTAGATTAG
- the devC gene encoding ABC transporter permease DevC produces MIGFISQLQRRTPLGWLQLSNQKSRFLVSLSGVAFADLLMFMQLGFQSALFDSATRLHQVLRADVVLVSTQARNLSFMSTFPRRRLYQAADVAGVKSAEAMYTNNITWKNPETHKETGMLMIGFDPEKPAFNLPEVNNQLSVITLPDTVIFDAASRGDYKQAIAQVSQGKPVTTEIDRRTISINGLFTVGASFGADGSLITSDQNFLRLFPKREAGSVSIGLIQLQPGYDPKQVANALKAYLPKDDVKVLTYEEFIEFEKDYWKKNTAIGFIFTLGVAMGFTVGVIIVYQVLSTDVNAHMKEYATFKAMGYNNFYLLGVVFEEALILALLGFIPGMSVSFGLYALTRNATNLPLFMTVARAIQVLTLTFVMCMISGAIATRKVQSADPADMF; encoded by the coding sequence GTGATTGGATTTATCTCTCAACTACAGCGCCGGACACCTCTAGGATGGCTACAACTAAGTAACCAAAAGAGTCGTTTTTTAGTCTCACTCTCAGGCGTAGCCTTTGCCGATTTATTGATGTTCATGCAGCTTGGCTTCCAGTCAGCTTTATTTGACAGCGCCACCAGACTGCATCAAGTATTACGAGCAGATGTAGTACTAGTCAGTACCCAAGCCCGCAACCTCTCCTTTATGTCCACTTTCCCAAGGAGACGATTGTACCAAGCTGCAGATGTGGCGGGGGTGAAGTCTGCGGAGGCTATGTATACCAACAACATTACCTGGAAAAATCCCGAAACCCACAAGGAGACAGGGATGCTGATGATTGGTTTTGATCCTGAGAAGCCAGCATTTAATTTACCGGAAGTCAACAATCAACTATCAGTAATTACACTTCCTGATACAGTGATATTTGATGCTGCTTCTCGAGGAGATTATAAACAGGCGATCGCCCAAGTTTCCCAAGGTAAACCCGTCACCACAGAAATAGATCGGCGGACAATTAGTATTAATGGCTTATTTACAGTAGGTGCTTCCTTTGGTGCCGATGGTAGCTTGATCACCAGTGACCAGAACTTTTTGCGACTATTTCCCAAACGAGAAGCAGGTAGCGTCAGTATCGGTTTGATTCAGTTACAACCAGGTTATGACCCTAAACAGGTAGCCAATGCTTTAAAAGCATACTTACCTAAAGATGATGTCAAAGTTTTGACCTACGAAGAATTTATTGAGTTTGAGAAAGACTATTGGAAGAAAAATACAGCGATCGGATTTATCTTCACCTTGGGCGTAGCGATGGGATTCACAGTCGGCGTAATTATTGTTTATCAAGTCCTATCGACAGATGTCAACGCCCACATGAAAGAATATGCCACCTTTAAAGCAATGGGGTATAACAATTTTTACCTGCTGGGTGTGGTTTTTGAAGAAGCTTTGATTTTGGCATTATTAGGCTTCATCCCAGGAATGAGCGTGTCTTTCGGACTGTATGCCTTGACTCGCAACGCCACAAACTTACCACTGTTCATGACCGTAGCGCGAGCCATCCAAGTATTAACCTTGACCTTCGTCATGTGTATGATTTCTGGTGCGATCGCTACTCGCAAAGTCCAATCCGCTGACCCCGCAGATATGTTTTAA
- a CDS encoding tetratricopeptide repeat protein: MAKNQLDQAIQKYIDSLDALEKALKEVDSPKLSSEQILDTLIARHAVQVAIDKSNPLDRKILLKNLNRLDNRLRKLFKSINYSTYLAKWRTYLNPSEEAWWWFLDSLAIPWSERYDWLWSFLSLVFLVASVSLAVDVSSQFLSGGPDFVGTLAVIIQSVLTLLAGGGALTKSGQDVIERVLSSLKLPKHWWHEVSFLFSLLLFLGLLSFHQMGLPLIANKYNYFAEQAYIKGQLASAENNFNRALQLNPDYPEANYNLGRVYEVLQQDDRAAAEYQLAVKGEYYKAYHRLARLYILKNNKDTDNYSKAVALLTEGRSKEAQDDEEITYYNRTYMGWARLGQKRYSEAQPLLIEANDINSKLINQQGLAHCLLAQVLDEQRKDEQLAIQMWELCVAKSNQTKPDEDMWIGVARQRLQRMEEK; the protein is encoded by the coding sequence ATGGCTAAAAATCAGTTAGATCAAGCTATTCAAAAATATATTGATTCCCTTGATGCACTCGAAAAGGCTTTAAAAGAAGTTGATTCACCTAAATTATCATCAGAACAAATTTTAGATACTCTAATTGCTCGTCATGCAGTACAAGTAGCAATAGATAAGTCAAATCCACTTGATCGTAAAATTTTGCTCAAAAATCTCAACAGACTAGATAATCGCTTAAGAAAACTCTTTAAGAGTATTAATTACTCAACTTACTTGGCTAAGTGGCGAACTTATTTGAATCCTTCTGAAGAAGCTTGGTGGTGGTTCCTTGACTCTTTAGCTATACCTTGGTCAGAACGCTATGATTGGTTGTGGAGTTTTCTGTCTCTAGTTTTTTTAGTAGCTTCTGTCAGTTTAGCGGTAGATGTTTCCTCTCAATTTTTAAGTGGTGGGCCAGATTTCGTTGGTACTCTGGCTGTGATTATTCAAAGTGTTTTAACCCTACTAGCAGGTGGCGGTGCTTTAACTAAAAGTGGACAAGATGTTATTGAGCGTGTTTTATCTAGCTTAAAACTACCTAAGCATTGGTGGCATGAAGTTAGTTTCTTATTTTCATTGTTGCTGTTTCTGGGTTTACTTAGCTTTCATCAGATGGGGCTACCATTAATTGCTAATAAATATAACTATTTTGCTGAACAAGCTTATATCAAAGGTCAACTAGCTAGTGCTGAAAATAACTTTAATCGCGCACTTCAACTCAATCCAGACTATCCAGAAGCTAATTATAACCTCGGACGAGTTTACGAAGTTTTACAACAAGATGACCGCGCTGCTGCAGAATATCAGCTGGCGGTGAAAGGAGAATATTACAAGGCTTACCATCGATTAGCCCGCCTGTATATTCTCAAGAATAACAAAGACACAGATAATTATTCTAAGGCTGTTGCCTTGCTCACCGAAGGTAGGTCTAAGGAAGCTCAAGACGACGAAGAGATAACTTACTACAACCGCACATATATGGGTTGGGCAAGACTAGGGCAAAAACGCTATTCGGAAGCACAACCTCTGCTGATAGAAGCAAATGATATCAACTCAAAACTCATAAATCAACAGGGACTTGCTCATTGTTTACTGGCACAGGTACTAGATGAACAGAGAAAAGATGAGCAATTAGCAATTCAAATGTGGGAACTTTGTGTGGCTAAAAGCAATCAAACAAAACCAGATGAGGATATGTGGATAGGTGTGGCGCGTCAACGTTTACAGAGAATGGAAGAAAAGTAA
- a CDS encoding toxin-antitoxin system YwqK family antitoxin, translating into MVIPQNAVEEINESWINGLKKSAFYYINQQKVGYRWWDEEGHLSMEYELKGKLMHGSFRTWHDNGMLREESNYFEGKEHGIAKQYDDEGKLIGIYEMHYGTGADLWYESDGILAEERYLKDGNRDGYERWWKSDNKTIFSEQHFKSGVEHGIHRQWNKHGRLRRAFPQYFVNGEKVTKRQYLKICLQDESLPNYVADEDNWQRHLPLSLIRNTI; encoded by the coding sequence ATGGTAATTCCACAGAATGCTGTCGAAGAAATAAATGAGTCTTGGATCAACGGCTTAAAAAAATCAGCTTTTTACTATATCAATCAACAAAAGGTAGGTTATCGTTGGTGGGACGAAGAAGGACACCTATCAATGGAGTATGAACTCAAAGGTAAACTGATGCACGGTTCCTTTCGGACATGGCATGACAATGGAATGTTAAGGGAGGAGTCTAACTACTTCGAGGGTAAAGAACACGGCATCGCTAAACAATACGATGACGAGGGAAAACTGATTGGCATTTATGAAATGCATTACGGCACAGGAGCCGATCTCTGGTACGAGTCTGATGGCATACTTGCCGAAGAGCGATATCTCAAAGATGGGAATAGAGATGGATACGAACGGTGGTGGAAAAGTGACAACAAAACTATCTTTAGTGAACAGCACTTCAAGTCTGGTGTTGAACATGGTATCCATCGTCAGTGGAATAAACATGGTCGATTGCGGCGGGCTTTTCCTCAGTACTTCGTCAACGGAGAGAAAGTAACCAAACGCCAGTACTTAAAGATATGTTTACAAGACGAGTCACTACCGAACTATGTCGCAGATGAAGATAATTGGCAGCGACATTTACCATTAAGTCTGATACGCAACACGATTTAA
- the recR gene encoding recombination mediator RecR, giving the protein MGDKTTVYARPLARLIEQLQRLPGVGPKSAQRLALHILKRPESEVEALAQALIDAKKQIGLCSVCFHLSAEPVCEICRNPNRDQNTICIVADSRDVIALEKTREYKGKYHVLGGVISPMDGIGPEQLTIQALVRRVSQQKPQEVILAISPSVEGETTTLYVGHLLKPFTKVTRIAFGLPVGGDLEYADEVTLARALEGRRELD; this is encoded by the coding sequence ATTGGAGATAAAACCACGGTTTACGCACGCCCTTTAGCACGGTTAATTGAGCAGTTGCAACGCTTACCGGGAGTTGGACCTAAATCAGCCCAGCGTCTAGCTTTGCATATCTTGAAGCGGCCTGAATCAGAAGTAGAGGCTTTAGCACAAGCCCTGATTGATGCCAAAAAACAGATAGGCTTGTGTTCTGTCTGCTTCCACTTGTCTGCTGAACCGGTTTGTGAAATCTGCCGCAACCCTAACCGCGATCAGAACACTATATGTATAGTGGCGGATTCTCGCGATGTGATTGCATTGGAAAAAACCCGCGAATATAAAGGTAAGTATCACGTTTTGGGTGGGGTGATTTCGCCTATGGATGGTATTGGCCCAGAACAGTTGACAATTCAAGCTTTGGTGCGGCGGGTAAGTCAGCAAAAACCGCAAGAAGTGATTTTGGCAATTAGTCCAAGTGTAGAAGGTGAAACCACTACACTGTATGTTGGTCATCTGTTGAAACCATTTACCAAGGTGACGCGGATTGCTTTTGGTTTACCTGTGGGTGGAGATTTGGAATATGCGGACGAGGTGACACTGGCGAGGGCATTGGAAGGTCGGCGGGAGTTGGATTAG
- a CDS encoding 50S ribosomal protein L11 methyltransferase — MQLIELSLDTTHEAVDWVCTLLAETIDITDVQITQYLADSDTQDVVNSNWTFTIHLYLPNDAQVRRRIEKIENLLSPLHRTGLATAIETTVVEEKLPNADIQSPFVHRIGKRFIVQAPDASDQSQTADEITIRIQKTLSFGSGLHPATILSLQLLERHILPTMNVLDLGSGSGILSVAIAKLGANVLALDNDSIAVQATQDAVRLNQVEQKVTVMQGSLGCGSEMGHWMGKDTINNVAKIDTVEAFDLIVANILARIHIALADDFRQALRHTSLQTGLLITAGFTTDHEESVTAALTAAGFAIIDCVRFNEWVALVHRLN, encoded by the coding sequence ATGCAGTTGATAGAACTGAGCCTTGATACCACACATGAGGCGGTTGATTGGGTTTGTACGCTGCTAGCTGAGACTATTGATATTACTGATGTTCAAATTACACAATACCTCGCTGATTCAGATACTCAGGATGTAGTAAACTCCAATTGGACGTTTACAATTCACCTATATTTACCTAATGATGCCCAGGTGCGAAGACGCATAGAGAAAATCGAGAATTTGCTATCACCCTTGCATCGCACAGGACTAGCGACGGCAATTGAGACTACTGTGGTAGAAGAGAAACTACCGAATGCAGACATCCAAAGCCCCTTTGTGCATCGGATTGGGAAACGGTTTATTGTGCAAGCACCGGATGCATCCGATCAATCTCAGACGGCAGATGAAATCACTATCAGAATACAGAAGACTCTCTCCTTCGGTAGTGGTTTACACCCAGCAACAATTCTGAGTCTACAACTGCTAGAGCGGCACATCCTCCCGACAATGAATGTACTTGATCTGGGATCAGGTTCAGGAATTCTGAGTGTAGCGATCGCCAAATTGGGGGCAAACGTTTTAGCTTTAGATAATGACAGTATTGCTGTGCAAGCTACTCAGGATGCTGTGCGTCTAAATCAAGTAGAGCAAAAGGTGACAGTTATGCAAGGAAGCCTTGGATGTGGCAGCGAAATGGGGCATTGGATGGGCAAAGATACCATCAATAATGTAGCCAAAATCGATACTGTAGAAGCTTTTGACCTCATCGTGGCGAATATATTAGCACGGATACACATTGCCCTCGCCGATGATTTCCGACAGGCGCTGCGACACACTAGTTTACAAACAGGATTATTGATTACAGCTGGCTTTACCACCGATCATGAAGAAAGTGTCACTGCTGCATTAACAGCAGCAGGATTCGCGATTATCGATTGTGTAAGATTCAACGAATGGGTAGCACTCGTTCATCGATTGAATTAA
- a CDS encoding response regulator — MKAPLPENEKQRIETLLEYKILDTPSEAAFDDLTHLASYICGTPIALISLIDKNRQWFKSKVGLDALETSRDVAFCAHAILQPDVFVVPDATSDERFATNPFVTADPNIRFYAGVPLTNPEGYALGTLCVIDYVPRNLSAEQLEALRILGRQVIKQMEMRRNLASLVLVTKERKQAKKLRKQFFQKLAVGFGLASVILVLTGVVAYHSTIVLINTSNQVKKTQEKINKLEKLLSQIKDAETGQRGYILTGQEKYLQPYQSAVANVNREIAELRNLAADESKQQQHLETLKPLVEEKLTELKQTINLRQRQGLEAALQLIQTNQGQRLMDDIRQVIRGMENEEKELLQQQSKAAKASAKNAILILAIAISSGFLILVVVYYLIYCEVTARKTIEDTLNEERNFISAVLDTVSALVIVLNPQGQIVRFNQACEQITGYSFDEVRGRYFWNLFLVPEEVEPVKAVFTQLQAGKTHPDYQEYENYWITKDGSRRLIAWSNTVLQDYEGTVEYVIGTGIDITESKQAQLHLSAEYATTRVLAESTTIALATPQILQAICESLAWDVSEMWMVDQEAKVLRFFDLWHRASLDMDEFKTLSQEITFKPGMGLPGRAWASSAPVWLTDVVCDISFLRTNVAAQVGLHGAFGFPIRSGQEILGVITCLSHQIRQYDDDLAKIMNSIGEQVGQFMHRKQAEEELQRQNWRSQLFTEITLNIRQSLQIEEIFQITVKEVQKILQTDRVLIYQLLPDGSGNMLIEEVVSGWSAIKGQNIADSYLQAEYQQQYYLQHYHQKKIQAIADRDLVDIQQNHLELLQKLGVKSNLVIPILVKKELCGLLIVHQCAASRQWSSFETQLLHQISDQVGIAVAQSQLLEAETRQRQELEVARRQAESASQSKSAFLANMSHEIRTPMNAVLGMTGLMLETPLNREQQDFMETIRISGDALLTLINEILDLSKLEAGEMALETLNFDLSTCVEEVLELLAPQAHSKELELAALIYPHVPTHLQGDASRLRQILMNLIGNAIKFTSVGEVVVRAEVRSQTSTTVTIHFAITDTGLGITPEDQHQLFTPFTQVDASTTRKYGGTGLGLAICKQLVTLMGGEIGVESQLGEGSKFWFDVPFTKQLQPISSIHDRIQLTNRRLLVVDDNATNRKIIYHQATRWGMQVDKAESAATALSAIYAAYEQKQIYDVILVDMQMPEIDGMKLGEQIKQDAAIANIPLIMLTSTNQRDEIQRALNIGFAAYLVKPVKPSRLLDTIMTILGSQRELTAGEVRVENPETVGSPTPDAIAPKIRILLAEDNLVNQKVALKQLERLGYSADVAGNGREVLQLLEKIPYDLILMDCQMPVLDGLETTKEIHRWSESCFASRRRPVVIAMTANAMKEDRQMCIDAGMDDYLSKPVIKEKLATALEHWSQVILTAQEAIAKTDLENPVIDWEHLHQLSDNDAEFELHLLQMFVEDIQSRLAIIKQAIAASNFGQMAQEAHQLKGVSANVGATAMYLVAEKLERLARNQERRGTAKLITELEENFNRIQAFVNNI; from the coding sequence ATGAAAGCACCATTACCTGAAAACGAAAAGCAGAGAATTGAAACGCTTTTAGAGTACAAAATTCTCGATACTCCATCTGAAGCTGCCTTTGATGACCTCACTCATTTAGCATCATATATTTGTGGGACTCCCATTGCTTTAATCAGCTTAATTGATAAAAATCGTCAGTGGTTTAAATCAAAAGTCGGGTTGGATGCGCTAGAAACATCTCGAGATGTGGCATTTTGTGCCCATGCTATTCTCCAACCTGATGTTTTTGTCGTGCCTGATGCTACATCTGACGAACGGTTTGCGACTAACCCATTTGTTACCGCTGATCCCAATATTCGGTTTTATGCTGGTGTACCCCTAACTAACCCTGAAGGCTATGCTTTAGGAACACTTTGCGTCATTGACTATGTACCTCGGAACTTATCGGCTGAACAGCTAGAGGCGTTGCGGATTCTCGGTCGCCAAGTCATTAAGCAAATGGAAATGCGGCGCAACTTAGCCAGTTTAGTACTCGTAACCAAGGAACGTAAACAGGCAAAGAAGTTACGCAAGCAATTCTTTCAAAAGCTTGCTGTCGGCTTTGGGTTAGCGTCGGTAATTTTAGTCTTGACTGGCGTAGTTGCATATCACAGCACAATAGTCTTGATCAATACAAGTAATCAAGTTAAAAAAACCCAAGAGAAAATCAATAAATTAGAAAAACTCCTATCCCAGATTAAGGATGCGGAAACTGGACAACGCGGTTACATCCTCACGGGACAGGAGAAATATCTTCAACCGTATCAGTCAGCAGTTGCCAACGTAAATCGAGAAATTGCGGAACTGAGAAATTTAGCAGCAGATGAATCCAAACAACAGCAGCATCTGGAAACGCTTAAACCTTTAGTAGAAGAAAAACTTACTGAATTAAAGCAAACTATCAACTTGCGCCAGCGTCAAGGCTTGGAGGCTGCATTACAGCTCATCCAAACCAACCAGGGACAGAGACTCATGGATGATATCCGCCAAGTTATCCGTGGGATGGAGAACGAGGAAAAGGAGTTATTGCAGCAGCAGTCAAAAGCTGCAAAAGCTAGTGCTAAGAATGCTATTTTGATTCTGGCGATCGCTATTAGTTCCGGTTTTTTAATTCTTGTTGTCGTCTATTATCTAATCTATTGTGAAGTCACGGCACGCAAGACCATAGAAGATACACTCAACGAAGAACGTAATTTTATCTCAGCAGTACTTGATACAGTCAGTGCCTTAGTTATCGTTCTCAACCCACAAGGGCAAATTGTCCGCTTCAATCAAGCTTGTGAGCAAATCACGGGTTACTCATTCGATGAGGTGAGGGGTAGGTATTTCTGGAATTTGTTTTTAGTTCCGGAAGAAGTGGAACCAGTCAAAGCAGTTTTCACGCAGTTGCAAGCTGGTAAAACTCATCCAGACTATCAGGAGTATGAAAACTACTGGATAACTAAAGATGGTAGTCGGCGGTTGATTGCCTGGTCAAACACCGTCCTGCAAGACTACGAAGGTACAGTAGAATATGTTATCGGTACAGGGATTGATATCACCGAGAGTAAACAGGCACAGTTGCATCTGAGTGCAGAATATGCTACTACCCGCGTCTTGGCAGAGTCCACAACGATCGCTTTAGCTACTCCCCAAATCCTCCAAGCAATCTGTGAGAGTTTGGCATGGGATGTCAGCGAAATGTGGATGGTAGACCAAGAGGCAAAGGTATTAAGGTTTTTTGACCTGTGGCATCGAGCATCCCTGGACATGGATGAGTTTAAAACACTGTCCCAGGAAATAACATTTAAACCAGGAATGGGACTTCCTGGTCGCGCTTGGGCTAGTTCTGCACCTGTTTGGCTGACTGATGTGGTCTGCGATATCAGCTTCCTGCGAACCAATGTAGCCGCACAAGTGGGACTGCATGGCGCTTTTGGTTTTCCCATCCGCAGTGGGCAAGAAATTCTCGGTGTGATTACCTGCCTTAGCCATCAGATTCGCCAATATGATGATGATTTGGCAAAAATCATGAATTCTATTGGCGAACAAGTCGGGCAGTTTATGCACCGCAAACAGGCTGAGGAGGAACTGCAACGCCAAAACTGGCGATCGCAATTATTTACGGAAATCACCCTGAATATTCGTCAATCTTTGCAAATTGAAGAAATCTTCCAAATCACCGTCAAAGAGGTGCAAAAGATTCTCCAGACCGACCGAGTTTTGATTTATCAGTTGTTGCCAGATGGGTCTGGCAATATGCTGATTGAAGAAGTAGTTTCTGGCTGGTCAGCAATCAAGGGGCAAAATATCGCTGACTCTTACTTACAAGCAGAATACCAACAGCAGTACTATCTACAACATTACCATCAGAAAAAAATTCAGGCGATCGCTGACCGAGATTTGGTAGACATCCAACAAAATCATCTAGAATTACTGCAAAAGCTTGGGGTCAAATCCAATTTAGTTATACCCATTTTGGTGAAAAAAGAACTTTGTGGGTTGCTAATTGTCCATCAATGTGCAGCATCTCGCCAATGGTCAAGTTTTGAAACTCAGCTCTTACACCAAATAAGCGACCAAGTAGGCATTGCCGTCGCTCAATCCCAACTGTTAGAAGCAGAAACGCGACAGCGACAAGAACTCGAAGTCGCTCGTCGTCAAGCTGAATCAGCTTCTCAGTCCAAAAGTGCTTTTTTAGCTAATATGAGTCATGAAATCCGCACCCCCATGAATGCTGTATTGGGAATGACTGGCTTAATGTTAGAAACTCCCCTCAATCGGGAGCAGCAAGATTTTATGGAGACAATTCGCATTAGCGGAGATGCGCTTTTAACTCTGATTAACGAGATTTTGGATCTATCCAAACTAGAAGCTGGGGAAATGGCTTTAGAAACCCTCAATTTTGATTTATCTACTTGTGTAGAAGAGGTACTAGAGTTATTAGCACCCCAGGCGCATAGTAAGGAATTAGAACTGGCAGCATTGATTTATCCTCACGTCCCCACCCACCTACAAGGGGATGCTAGTCGCCTGCGGCAAATTCTCATGAACCTGATTGGCAACGCTATCAAGTTTACCAGTGTGGGAGAGGTAGTAGTCCGCGCTGAAGTGCGATCGCAAACTAGTACTACAGTTACCATCCACTTTGCCATCACAGATACTGGTCTTGGCATTACCCCAGAAGACCAACACCAACTATTTACCCCATTTACCCAGGTGGATGCTTCTACCACTCGTAAGTATGGCGGTACTGGGTTGGGACTAGCTATATGCAAGCAACTAGTAACTTTGATGGGAGGAGAAATTGGCGTAGAAAGTCAGTTGGGTGAAGGTTCTAAGTTCTGGTTTGACGTTCCCTTCACCAAGCAACTTCAACCTATTTCCTCAATCCACGATCGCATCCAACTGACTAATCGCCGTTTGTTAGTGGTGGATGACAACGCCACTAACCGCAAAATTATCTACCATCAAGCTACCCGTTGGGGAATGCAAGTAGATAAGGCAGAAAGTGCGGCGACTGCTTTGAGCGCCATTTACGCAGCTTACGAGCAGAAACAGATATATGATGTCATCTTGGTTGATATGCAGATGCCGGAAATCGATGGCATGAAGTTAGGAGAACAAATTAAACAAGATGCAGCGATCGCTAACATACCTTTGATTATGCTCACTTCAACTAATCAACGGGATGAAATACAAAGGGCACTCAACATAGGATTTGCGGCTTATTTAGTTAAACCTGTGAAGCCATCCCGCCTCCTCGATACCATAATGACTATTTTAGGTAGCCAACGTGAATTGACAGCAGGGGAGGTGAGAGTAGAAAATCCTGAAACTGTTGGCTCTCCTACTCCAGATGCCATTGCGCCTAAAATCAGAATTTTATTAGCTGAGGATAATTTGGTCAATCAAAAAGTAGCTCTCAAGCAACTCGAACGCCTGGGTTACAGTGCTGATGTGGCTGGTAATGGTAGAGAAGTTTTGCAACTATTAGAAAAAATTCCTTATGATTTGATTCTGATGGATTGCCAAATGCCAGTTCTTGATGGTTTGGAAACTACAAAAGAAATTCATCGTTGGTCAGAAAGCTGCTTTGCTAGCCGTCGTCGTCCTGTGGTAATTGCAATGACAGCTAATGCGATGAAAGAAGATAGACAAATGTGTATTGATGCCGGGATGGACGACTATTTAAGCAAGCCTGTGATTAAGGAAAAATTGGCTACGGCATTAGAACATTGGAGCCAAGTCATACTGACTGCCCAAGAAGCGATCGCCAAAACAGATTTAGAGAATCCAGTAATTGATTGGGAACATTTGCACCAACTCTCAGACAATGATGCCGAATTTGAATTGCACCTGTTGCAAATGTTCGTTGAAGATATCCAGTCTCGTTTAGCGATCATAAAACAGGCGATCGCTGCTAGTAATTTTGGGCAAATGGCTCAAGAAGCCCATCAACTTAAAGGTGTTAGTGCCAATGTCGGTGCTACAGCTATGTACTTGGTTGCGGAAAAACTAGAACGACTAGCTCGCAACCAAGAGCGTCGAGGTACAGCTAAGTTAATCACAGAGTTAGAAGAGAACTTCAATCGCATTCAAGCTTTTGTTAACAATATCTAA
- a CDS encoding DevA family ABC transporter ATP-binding protein codes for MSPVISINNLDHYFGHGQLRKQVLFDINLEINAGEIIIMTGPSGSGKTTLLTLVGGLRSAQSGSLQVLGEELCGASAGKLTEARRHHGYIFQAHNLHGSLTALQNVKMGLEVHKNISLSEMKTRSAEMLEQVGLGHRLNYYPDDLSGGQKQRVAIARALVGHPKIVLADEPTAALDSKSGRDVVNMMQKLAKEQSCTILMVTHDNRILDIADRIVHMEDGKLAKDLSVAQIT; via the coding sequence ATGTCCCCAGTTATCTCTATAAATAATCTCGACCACTATTTTGGTCACGGTCAACTGCGTAAGCAAGTTCTGTTCGATATCAACTTAGAAATTAACGCTGGTGAAATTATCATTATGACTGGGCCTTCTGGTTCTGGTAAAACGACACTACTTACCTTGGTGGGCGGCTTGCGTTCTGCCCAATCTGGTAGTTTGCAAGTGTTAGGAGAAGAACTTTGTGGCGCAAGTGCCGGAAAACTCACTGAAGCGCGACGCCATCACGGTTATATATTCCAAGCACACAACTTGCACGGTAGTTTAACAGCACTCCAGAACGTCAAAATGGGCTTAGAAGTGCATAAAAATATTTCACTATCAGAAATGAAAACCCGGTCAGCCGAAATGCTAGAGCAAGTAGGATTAGGACATCGGCTCAATTATTATCCAGATGATTTATCCGGGGGACAAAAACAACGGGTAGCGATCGCTCGTGCTTTGGTTGGTCATCCTAAAATTGTCTTAGCAGATGAACCGACTGCAGCCCTTGATAGCAAATCTGGTCGAGATGTGGTTAATATGATGCAAAAACTAGCTAAAGAGCAAAGTTGTACCATCCTCATGGTGACTCACGACAACCGGATTTTAGACATTGCCGATCGCATTGTTCACATGGAAGACGGCAAACTCGCGAAGGATCTGTCCGTTGCACAAATCACGTAG